AGCCATTTTCCTTCGTTGGGATAATACCAGTCGCTCGATTCGTCGTAGGGTTTGTAAGTTCCCTCGTGAGCGTTGTCCCACACATACATGTAGAAAGTGTCATTGGTTTTGTTGGTAATTTCGGTGAGTTCAGAGATATTGGTGGTCACTAAACATACCCTTTCTTTTCTGGTTTTAGAGCGCGGCAAGTTTATAACGCCGGGCCAGGGTTCGTCCCGATCATGAGGCGAATATAGGTCGAACTCAATTACCGGGGTTCTGCTGAAGGCTGAGCACATTGCCAAACGGATCGTTGAACCAGGCCACCTGCGTACCTCCCGGTGCCGTCCAGATGGCTAGCGGGTGGCTGTCATTCATGCCGGGATATCGGTTAAAGGTCACTCCAGCATCCGTGAGTTCGCCAACGGTCGCTGCAATATCGGAAACCTGCCAGCCAAGGATAGTAAAGGGCTGGGGTTTGAACTCGCCTGCGAACGTAACCCGGAACGTAGTGCCGTCGAGATCGAAGATGAGCGCAAATGGGCTTTGATCTTCAATGAACGCGAGGCCAAGCTGGTCGCGATAGAAGGCGAGGGCTTTGTCCTTGTCGCTGATCGGAACAAACGCAACGTGGGCTGCAGCGGAGAGCCTGAGAGAATTAGACATAGTGTTGTTCCTCGCGTCGGGAGTGGGCTTCCAGAGTGGCGAGATCAGGATATACG
This portion of the Acidicapsa acidisoli genome encodes:
- a CDS encoding VOC family protein — protein: MSNSLRLSAAAHVAFVPISDKDKALAFYRDQLGLAFIEDQSPFALIFDLDGTTFRVTFAGEFKPQPFTILGWQVSDIAATVGELTDAGVTFNRYPGMNDSHPLAIWTAPGGTQVAWFNDPFGNVLSLQQNPGN